In Prosthecochloris sp. GSB1, the following proteins share a genomic window:
- a CDS encoding ATP-binding protein: protein MSNNNKQRLRPRERDAIIQSLRAGVTPRTGLQHIQVGRVREVEALLKDIDRISDGGSSIRFIIGEFGSGKSFFLQLIRTIALEKGLVTIHADLSPDRRLHATGGQARNLYAELTRNLSTRTKPEGNALISVVERFITEARKQADTTGQPVSDVIEKQLNHLSELVGGYDFAKVIGAYWEGYEQDNEQLKTDAVRWLRGEITTKTDARNSLGVRTIVDDANVYDHLKLLSLFVRQAGYKGLLVNLDEMVNLYKLASQKARVSNYEQILRILNDCLQGSAEHIGFLLGGTPDFLLDPRKGLYSYEALHSRLAENSFARAAGVIDYSSPTLHLANLAPEELFILLKNLRHVYASGDESKYLLPDEALTAFLAHCSMRIGEAYFRTPRNTIKAFVDLLAVLDQNKDLRWTQLIEQVDLEKEHNTDMPEIEADSDDELTTFQL, encoded by the coding sequence ATGTCCAATAACAATAAGCAACGGCTTCGTCCCAGGGAACGCGACGCCATAATTCAGTCTTTGCGTGCTGGCGTAACGCCACGCACAGGTTTGCAACACATTCAAGTCGGACGAGTTCGAGAGGTTGAGGCTCTTCTCAAAGATATCGACCGAATTTCAGATGGAGGTTCTTCAATTCGATTCATAATCGGCGAGTTCGGTTCAGGAAAAAGTTTTTTCCTGCAACTGATTCGAACAATCGCTCTTGAGAAGGGTTTGGTCACAATCCATGCCGATCTTTCCCCGGACAGAAGACTTCATGCCACTGGGGGACAGGCGCGTAACCTGTATGCCGAACTGACGCGAAATCTCTCAACCCGTACTAAACCAGAGGGAAATGCTCTCATCAGCGTAGTAGAACGATTTATCACCGAAGCCAGAAAACAAGCCGATACTACCGGACAACCAGTGTCAGATGTAATTGAGAAACAACTGAATCATTTGTCTGAGCTTGTCGGCGGGTACGATTTCGCAAAAGTAATAGGCGCATACTGGGAGGGATACGAGCAGGACAATGAACAACTCAAAACCGATGCCGTGCGTTGGTTACGGGGAGAAATCACAACAAAAACTGACGCCCGAAATTCATTAGGAGTACGGACCATAGTCGATGATGCCAACGTTTATGACCACTTAAAACTGCTAAGTCTATTTGTTCGTCAAGCAGGATATAAAGGACTTCTTGTCAATCTTGACGAAATGGTAAATCTTTACAAGCTTGCCAGCCAGAAAGCCAGGGTCTCGAATTATGAGCAGATCCTTCGCATTCTTAATGACTGTTTACAAGGGAGCGCAGAGCACATCGGCTTTCTCTTGGGAGGAACACCCGATTTTCTCCTTGACCCAAGGAAAGGCCTTTATAGCTACGAAGCATTGCATTCGCGTTTGGCTGAAAATTCATTTGCCCGTGCCGCTGGAGTCATTGATTATTCCTCCCCCACATTACACCTCGCCAACCTGGCCCCGGAAGAATTGTTTATCCTTTTAAAAAACCTTCGGCACGTTTATGCTTCCGGTGACGAAAGCAAGTATCTTCTCCCTGATGAAGCCCTAACGGCATTCTTGGCTCATTGCTCCATGCGGATTGGAGAGGCTTATTTTCGCACTCCTCGTAATACTATTAAGGCATTCGTTGACCTTTTGGCAGTTCTTGATCAGAACAAAGATCTTCGTTGGACTCAGCTGATTGAACAGGTAGATTTGGAGAAGGAGCACAATACAGATATGCCTGAAATTGAGGCGGATAGCGATGACGAATTGACAACTTTTCAACTTTGA
- the yihA gene encoding ribosome biogenesis GTP-binding protein YihA/YsxC, with protein sequence MKIRNADFYKSVSALDQLPDEPFAEIVFVGRSNVGKSTLLNSLTGRKGLAKTSATPGKTQLINYFTVNGDCFFVDLPGYGYARVGKGQKRFWGKLLGDYIASGERIRLVVLLVDSRHPDMESDREMMDFLAYHGRPYGIVLTKCDKLKQKDRVKAARALESCARKTEFIVNYSALSGRGREELLEKLDGYLDAAAGRIGETQQDK encoded by the coding sequence ATGAAAATACGAAACGCAGACTTTTATAAAAGTGTTTCCGCCCTCGATCAGTTGCCCGACGAGCCCTTTGCCGAGATCGTGTTCGTCGGTCGCTCGAATGTCGGCAAATCGACCCTTCTCAATTCGCTGACCGGCCGCAAAGGGCTCGCCAAGACCAGCGCCACCCCCGGAAAGACCCAGCTCATCAACTATTTCACCGTTAACGGCGACTGCTTTTTCGTCGACCTTCCGGGTTACGGCTACGCACGGGTGGGGAAGGGCCAGAAACGGTTCTGGGGCAAGCTGCTCGGTGACTATATAGCAAGCGGCGAACGCATTCGCCTCGTGGTGCTGCTCGTCGATTCCCGCCACCCGGACATGGAGTCCGACCGGGAGATGATGGACTTTCTCGCCTACCACGGCCGTCCTTATGGGATCGTGCTGACCAAGTGCGACAAGCTGAAGCAGAAAGACCGGGTGAAAGCCGCGCGGGCGCTGGAAAGTTGCGCGCGGAAAACTGAATTTATTGTAAATTACTCGGCGCTTTCCGGACGGGGCAGAGAGGAGCTCCTCGAAAAGCTCGACGGATACCTGGATGCGGCTGCCGGCCGGATCGGGGAGACACAACAGGATAAATAA
- the rplQ gene encoding 50S ribosomal protein L17, whose translation MRKVKSARKLGRTASHRKATLASLSTQLLLHKRIETTEAKAKETRKHVEKIITKAKDGTVHAQRVIFRTIRDKAAVRELFENIVGRVGDRSGGYTRVVKLAPRYGDAAKMAVIELVDFAEAAIEAPKTSKPDRAKRVRGSKKKADEGEKAAESGN comes from the coding sequence ATGCGTAAAGTAAAGTCAGCACGGAAGCTTGGGAGAACCGCCTCCCACAGAAAAGCAACTCTGGCAAGCCTGTCTACACAGTTGTTGCTGCACAAGCGTATAGAGACCACCGAGGCAAAGGCCAAGGAAACCCGCAAGCATGTCGAGAAGATCATCACCAAGGCCAAGGACGGCACCGTGCACGCTCAGCGTGTGATCTTCCGGACTATCCGCGACAAGGCGGCCGTCCGTGAACTGTTCGAAAACATCGTCGGCCGTGTGGGCGACCGCAGCGGCGGTTACACCAGGGTCGTCAAGCTTGCGCCGCGCTACGGAGACGCAGCGAAAATGGCCGTCATCGAGCTGGTGGATTTCGCGGAAGCCGCGATCGAAGCGCCGAAAACATCGAAGCCGGATCGGGCCAAGCGCGTCAGGGGCTCGAAGAAGAAAGCGGACGAAGGCGAGAAGGCCGCGGAAAGCGGAAACTGA
- the cysS gene encoding cysteine--tRNA ligase yields the protein MTSSALHIYNSLTRKKEAFKPLHPGIVTMYVCGPTVYGHAHLGHAKSYVSFDVVLKWLRHLGYRVKYVQNITDVGHLTDDADEGEDKIARQALLEKTDPMEIAQYYTRSYYEDMDRLGVERPNIAPTATGHIPDQIALIEKLVETGHAYEVDGNVYFSVASFPEYGRLSGRTDREARQSSGRVESRGEKRDPADFALWKKAEAGHIMKWNSPWGEGYPGWHAECSAMAMKYLGETIDIHGGGMENKFPHHDCEIAQSEAATGKPYVRYWMHNNMVTVDGTKMGKSLKNSINLKDLLETFPPVVIRFFILQSHYRSPLDFSESAIRASQAGLEKLRDTVRALHRAVPGSGKLDVAAFEERFAEAMNDDFNTPVAISILFDFARTVNGALGGAEGLSQASLETCIRFLEACGREALGILETDREKQGDDEQRAGKKVLDNVVLILVELRRLARERKDFTESDRIRDMLADAGVMLKDTKEGTEWSVPGR from the coding sequence ATGACCAGCTCCGCACTGCATATCTACAATTCGCTCACCAGAAAAAAAGAGGCGTTCAAACCGCTGCATCCGGGCATCGTCACAATGTACGTCTGCGGCCCGACGGTATACGGCCACGCCCATCTCGGCCACGCCAAGAGCTACGTCTCCTTCGACGTGGTGCTCAAATGGCTGCGACACCTCGGCTACCGGGTAAAGTACGTGCAGAACATCACCGACGTGGGCCACCTGACTGACGACGCCGACGAAGGCGAGGACAAGATCGCCCGGCAGGCCCTGCTCGAAAAGACCGATCCGATGGAGATCGCCCAGTACTACACCCGCAGCTACTACGAGGACATGGACCGCCTCGGCGTGGAGCGGCCGAACATCGCGCCGACAGCCACCGGGCATATTCCCGACCAGATCGCGCTGATCGAGAAACTCGTCGAGACCGGCCACGCCTACGAGGTCGACGGCAACGTCTATTTCTCCGTCGCAAGCTTTCCGGAATACGGCAGGCTCTCCGGCCGGACCGACCGCGAGGCCCGGCAGTCGAGCGGCCGCGTCGAGTCGCGGGGCGAGAAACGCGATCCAGCCGATTTCGCCCTCTGGAAGAAGGCCGAAGCGGGTCATATCATGAAATGGAACTCCCCCTGGGGCGAGGGCTATCCCGGCTGGCATGCGGAATGCTCGGCCATGGCGATGAAGTATCTCGGGGAAACCATCGACATTCACGGCGGAGGCATGGAAAACAAGTTCCCCCACCACGACTGCGAGATCGCCCAGTCGGAAGCCGCCACCGGCAAGCCATACGTGCGCTACTGGATGCACAACAACATGGTGACGGTCGACGGTACGAAGATGGGCAAGTCCCTGAAGAACTCGATCAACCTCAAGGATCTTCTCGAAACGTTCCCGCCCGTGGTGATCCGCTTCTTCATCCTGCAGTCGCACTACCGCTCGCCTCTCGATTTTTCCGAATCGGCCATCAGGGCGTCTCAGGCCGGCCTTGAAAAGCTGCGCGACACCGTGCGCGCCCTCCACAGAGCGGTCCCCGGCAGCGGGAAACTGGATGTCGCGGCATTCGAAGAGCGATTCGCCGAGGCCATGAACGACGACTTCAACACGCCGGTGGCGATTTCGATCCTGTTCGATTTCGCGAGAACGGTCAATGGGGCGCTCGGCGGCGCGGAAGGCCTGTCGCAAGCCTCACTGGAAACCTGCATCCGTTTCCTGGAGGCTTGCGGCCGGGAGGCACTCGGCATTCTTGAAACGGACAGGGAAAAACAGGGCGACGACGAACAGCGAGCCGGAAAGAAGGTGCTCGACAACGTCGTTTTGATTCTGGTCGAACTGCGCCGGCTGGCGAGGGAACGAAAAGATTTCACGGAGAGCGACCGTATCCGCGACATGCTGGCCGACGCTGGCGTCATGCTGAAAGACACGAAAGAGGGCACCGAGTGGAGCGTACCGGGTCGCTAA
- a CDS encoding DNA-directed RNA polymerase subunit alpha: protein MIYQMQMPEKIEVDEGTHSDRYGKFIAQPLERGYGVTLGNAMRRVLLASLPGTAITGVKIDGVFHEFSTVEGVREDVPEIILNLKRVRFRSTTRRGCKTTVTVEGPADFTAADIVAQEGEFEVLNGDLHIATVNEGSTLEVDVYIGRGRGYVPAEENRADGMPIGFIPLDAIFTPIKNVKFSVENTRVGQRTDYEKMILDVETDGSISPDDSISLAGKIINEHVSLFADFSPTEEEFSEEEYKQQDDEFESMRKLLQTRIEDLDLSVRSHNCLRLAEIESLADLVSRKEDELLTYKNFGKKSLMELKEQLDKFGLKFGMDVTKYQMKG from the coding sequence ATGATATACCAAATGCAGATGCCTGAGAAGATCGAGGTTGATGAAGGTACGCATTCCGATAGATACGGCAAGTTCATAGCCCAGCCGCTCGAGAGAGGCTACGGTGTGACGTTGGGCAATGCGATGAGGCGGGTTCTGCTGGCTTCACTTCCCGGTACGGCTATAACCGGTGTGAAGATCGATGGGGTCTTTCATGAATTCTCGACTGTCGAGGGAGTTCGTGAGGATGTTCCTGAAATCATCCTGAACCTGAAGAGGGTCCGGTTTCGCTCCACGACCAGAAGGGGCTGCAAGACGACGGTTACCGTCGAGGGCCCGGCAGATTTTACCGCAGCCGACATCGTCGCCCAGGAAGGCGAGTTCGAGGTGCTCAACGGAGACCTGCATATTGCCACGGTCAACGAGGGCTCGACTCTTGAGGTAGATGTTTATATCGGCCGCGGAAGGGGATATGTCCCCGCGGAGGAAAACCGTGCTGACGGCATGCCGATCGGCTTCATTCCTCTCGATGCGATATTCACTCCCATAAAGAACGTCAAGTTCTCGGTGGAAAACACCCGCGTCGGCCAGCGCACGGACTATGAAAAGATGATTCTCGACGTCGAGACCGACGGTTCGATATCCCCCGACGATTCGATCAGTCTCGCCGGAAAGATCATCAACGAGCATGTTTCGCTTTTCGCCGACTTTTCGCCGACCGAGGAGGAGTTCTCCGAAGAAGAGTACAAGCAGCAGGACGACGAGTTCGAAAGCATGCGCAAGCTGCTGCAGACGAGAATCGAAGATCTCGATCTTTCGGTGCGTTCACACAACTGCCTGAGACTTGCCGAGATAGAATCCCTTGCCGACCTGGTTTCCCGCAAGGAGGATGAGCTTCTTACCTACAAGAACTTCGGAAAGAAATCGCTGATGGAATTGAAGGAGCAGCTCGACAAGTTCGGTTTGAAATTCGGCATGGATGTCACCAAATACCAGATGAAGGGCTGA
- a CDS encoding DEAD/DEAH box helicase encodes MSESIGFNLLHKDVQRWIWAQNWTELRDIQERAIKPILSANCDVIISASTAAGKTEAAFIPSCSRITETNPEGVGILYISPLKALINDQFRRLQDLCDVLCLPVTPWHGDVLRSVKDKQKKNPSGIILITPESLESLLLNQAGWCTQAFSSLSHIIIDEFHAFLGTERGCQLQSLMHRIEFMLDRIVPRVALSATLGDMEQVARFLRPSTKNFPCRIIESNTSRSDLKIQLRGYINKANKSEKSITVFEEIVHDLYKILRGKSHLVFANSRERTEDIAATLADFCKKNGVPNEFFPHHGSLSKEIRESLEARLQVNNLPTSAVCTMTLELGIDIGSVDSIAQVTAPHSVASLRQRLGRSGRRGDAAILRLFIPEDEISVKSHISDRLRLETVQCIAMINLLLNKWCEPAPDNQYHLSTLIQQTLSVIGQYGGVRANQLWALLCETGPFHLVDQQIYARLLKALGEQNLITQMRDGQLVLGARGERIVENYSFYTAFNTPEEYRLECEARVIGTVPIVNPLVVGQLIIFAGKRWEVLNINSDKKVITLRRASGGRPPKFGGEGQSVHDIVRKEMRRIYIDKSIPNYLDKTAKETLSEGIECFHALELENTSLLQIGATVHILPWCGDQTTITITVLLRRAGLAADCFGGVIDIRNCTLDTFYKTVSAILPNGHPTPEELASHVPDTIVEKHDPFIPKELRNLAYGKKYFNVDGAVKWMKGFQK; translated from the coding sequence ATGAGCGAGTCCATTGGGTTCAATTTATTGCACAAAGATGTTCAGCGTTGGATCTGGGCACAGAACTGGACCGAGCTTAGGGATATTCAAGAACGCGCAATCAAACCGATTCTGAGCGCAAATTGCGATGTCATTATCAGTGCCTCCACCGCAGCAGGTAAGACTGAAGCAGCATTCATTCCTTCCTGTTCCCGCATCACTGAAACCAACCCCGAGGGAGTAGGAATTCTATATATCAGCCCACTAAAGGCATTAATAAACGATCAATTCCGCAGACTTCAAGATCTGTGCGACGTTCTATGTCTCCCCGTAACCCCATGGCATGGGGATGTACTTCGTTCCGTTAAAGATAAACAGAAGAAAAATCCCAGTGGGATCATTCTGATTACGCCCGAATCTCTGGAATCCTTATTGCTAAACCAGGCCGGTTGGTGCACCCAAGCCTTCTCATCGTTAAGCCACATCATTATTGATGAATTTCATGCTTTTCTGGGCACGGAACGAGGATGCCAACTACAATCGCTTATGCACCGTATCGAATTTATGCTTGATCGGATTGTTCCCAGGGTTGCTCTTAGTGCCACTCTGGGCGATATGGAGCAGGTGGCCCGTTTCTTGAGACCCTCAACAAAAAACTTTCCATGTAGGATTATTGAATCAAACACATCGCGCTCAGATCTGAAGATTCAGCTAAGAGGCTACATAAACAAAGCCAATAAAAGTGAAAAATCGATCACTGTATTTGAAGAGATAGTACACGACCTTTACAAAATTTTGCGAGGAAAATCGCATTTGGTTTTTGCAAATAGTCGCGAACGTACAGAAGATATTGCCGCAACCTTAGCTGATTTTTGCAAAAAGAATGGCGTGCCAAACGAATTTTTTCCACACCATGGCAGCCTTTCCAAGGAAATTCGGGAAAGTCTTGAGGCACGACTACAGGTAAACAACTTACCAACGTCTGCAGTCTGCACCATGACCTTGGAGTTGGGTATTGATATCGGAAGTGTAGATTCAATCGCCCAAGTAACTGCACCGCATTCCGTGGCAAGTTTACGCCAACGACTCGGTCGATCAGGTCGCCGCGGAGACGCTGCAATACTGCGACTCTTCATCCCTGAAGATGAAATTTCAGTAAAAAGTCATATTTCAGATCGGCTCCGACTGGAAACGGTGCAATGCATCGCGATGATAAACCTACTACTTAACAAATGGTGCGAACCAGCTCCAGACAATCAGTACCATCTGTCCACCCTTATTCAACAAACTTTGTCGGTAATTGGTCAGTATGGAGGTGTCCGCGCAAACCAGCTATGGGCCTTATTGTGCGAAACGGGGCCTTTTCACTTAGTTGATCAACAGATTTACGCTCGTTTATTAAAAGCTCTCGGGGAACAAAATTTGATCACACAAATGCGGGACGGGCAGCTCGTTTTAGGAGCACGGGGCGAGAGAATAGTTGAAAACTATAGTTTTTATACCGCCTTCAATACTCCAGAAGAGTATCGCCTTGAATGCGAGGCACGGGTAATCGGTACAGTTCCAATTGTCAATCCGCTTGTTGTTGGGCAGCTTATTATTTTTGCTGGTAAGCGCTGGGAGGTACTGAACATCAACTCCGACAAGAAAGTAATTACGCTGCGGAGGGCTTCTGGCGGAAGGCCTCCTAAATTTGGAGGCGAAGGGCAATCAGTCCACGATATCGTGAGAAAAGAAATGCGCCGCATTTACATAGACAAATCTATTCCTAATTACTTGGACAAAACGGCCAAAGAGACACTATCTGAGGGGATAGAATGTTTTCATGCGCTGGAATTAGAGAATACCAGCTTGCTACAAATAGGGGCTACAGTTCACATCTTACCATGGTGTGGAGACCAAACTACCATCACAATAACCGTTCTGCTTCGTCGTGCAGGTCTGGCCGCAGATTGTTTTGGGGGAGTGATAGACATAAGGAATTGTACCCTCGACACCTTTTATAAAACCGTAAGCGCAATTCTCCCTAACGGGCATCCAACACCAGAAGAATTAGCTAGCCACGTACCAGATACGATTGTGGAAAAACATGATCCATTCATCCCAAAGGAGTTGCGCAATTTGGCTTATGGGAAGAAGTATTTCAATGTTGATGGAGCTGTGAAATGGATGAAGGGTTTTCAAAAATAA
- the rsmG gene encoding 16S rRNA (guanine(527)-N(7))-methyltransferase RsmG has protein sequence MNDCERIREACAARGLLLDDRQLLLLGEYARLLESKNRTINLVSRKEEAPLLIRHVFHSLLIGLFHPFRDGEKVIDIGTGGGLPGIPLAIAFPSTKFLLIDSIGKKITACQQMIRALELRNVLAKKARAEEIRGMIFDTVLSRQVAPLGTLCGYAEKLLKPSGTLLCLKGGDLKQEIQEAIDAAGTNNGFPSEVTTLPIEAFDNCFREKQIVIARR, from the coding sequence GTGAACGACTGTGAAAGAATACGAGAGGCCTGCGCTGCCCGCGGGCTACTGCTCGATGACCGGCAGCTCTTGCTGCTCGGTGAATACGCCCGGCTTCTTGAATCGAAAAACCGGACGATAAACCTTGTCAGCCGCAAGGAAGAGGCCCCCCTTCTCATACGGCATGTTTTCCACTCCCTGCTCATCGGACTTTTCCACCCGTTCCGGGACGGCGAAAAGGTCATCGATATTGGCACGGGAGGCGGATTGCCCGGCATCCCTCTCGCGATAGCCTTTCCGTCGACGAAATTCCTTCTCATCGACTCGATCGGGAAAAAAATCACCGCCTGCCAGCAGATGATCCGGGCTCTCGAACTTCGTAACGTCCTGGCGAAAAAGGCCAGGGCGGAAGAGATCAGGGGAATGATTTTCGATACGGTTCTCAGCCGCCAGGTCGCTCCGCTGGGAACGCTGTGCGGGTACGCGGAAAAACTGCTGAAGCCTTCCGGAACACTGCTTTGCCTCAAGGGAGGGGATCTGAAACAGGAAATTCAGGAGGCCATCGACGCCGCCGGGACAAACAACGGCTTCCCTTCGGAGGTAACGACGCTTCCAATCGAGGCATTCGACAACTGCTTCAGGGAAAAGCAAATAGTCATTGCCCGCAGATGA
- a CDS encoding MTH1187 family thiamine-binding protein, with product MALMDITVFPLDRGAKGLSGAVAELERILDESGLDHRLHDMGTTVSGPASELFAVAEKLHNHLFSKGSERVYTVIKIDDRRDRDVAIGDKVASVERKKGE from the coding sequence ATGGCGCTGATGGATATCACGGTCTTCCCGCTCGACCGGGGGGCGAAGGGACTCAGCGGCGCTGTCGCCGAACTGGAAAGGATTCTCGACGAGAGCGGCCTCGACCACCGCCTGCACGACATGGGCACCACCGTCTCGGGCCCCGCGTCCGAGCTCTTCGCCGTCGCGGAAAAGCTGCACAATCACCTCTTCTCCAAAGGCTCCGAACGGGTCTACACCGTCATCAAGATCGACGACCGCCGCGACAGGGATGTCGCTATCGGGGACAAGGTCGCTTCCGTGGAGCGGAAGAAGGGGGAGTAG
- a CDS encoding mannose-1-phosphate guanylyltransferase — protein sequence MPFEGKHVYAVIMAGGTGSSMLWPCSRRRNPKQFIDLFGEGTMIESTVSRIGRRISPDRTYVVTSMQGREMMERALPEFPPENILVEPVPRDTAPCIALVTAYIKKKDPEAVTIVLPSDHLVLDEEAFWKILDAGVEIAGDRKSIVTIGVTPDRPETGYGYIQVERVSRADCLPPDGGISLYSVRAFAEKPDRATAQEFLDSGDFYWNSGIFIWHLGVISSEFERSMPDLYKDMQGIYDSLGTEKEREVIEDVYSWNHPVSIDSGVMEKAENVYMLAGDFGWVDLGSWDEVLKMKGTGTVPAGDPGTFVQVEAANNFVVKPRKKAVAIVGLDDIIIIETDDALLVCGKGQAHNVRKVVDALRREGFEEYL from the coding sequence ATGCCATTTGAGGGAAAACATGTCTACGCGGTCATCATGGCGGGCGGAACGGGCAGTTCGATGCTCTGGCCGTGCTCGAGGAGAAGAAACCCCAAGCAGTTCATCGATCTTTTCGGCGAAGGCACGATGATCGAGTCCACCGTTTCCCGCATCGGCCGGAGAATTTCACCCGACAGGACCTACGTCGTCACCAGTATGCAGGGAAGGGAAATGATGGAGCGGGCCCTCCCGGAATTTCCCCCTGAAAACATCCTTGTCGAGCCGGTGCCGCGAGATACCGCGCCCTGTATCGCGCTGGTTACGGCCTACATAAAAAAGAAAGACCCGGAAGCCGTGACCATCGTCCTGCCCTCCGACCATCTTGTCCTCGACGAGGAAGCATTCTGGAAAATTCTCGATGCGGGTGTCGAGATTGCAGGGGATCGCAAGAGCATCGTCACCATAGGGGTCACTCCCGACCGGCCCGAGACAGGTTACGGCTATATCCAGGTCGAGCGGGTAAGCCGTGCCGATTGCCTTCCGCCTGACGGCGGGATTTCACTCTACAGCGTGCGCGCTTTCGCCGAGAAACCGGACAGGGCTACCGCACAGGAGTTTCTCGACAGCGGGGATTTCTACTGGAACAGCGGCATATTCATCTGGCACCTCGGAGTGATCTCGAGTGAGTTCGAGCGTTCCATGCCCGACCTCTACAAGGACATGCAGGGCATATACGATTCCCTGGGGACGGAAAAGGAGCGAGAGGTGATCGAGGATGTCTACAGTTGGAACCATCCTGTATCGATCGACAGCGGCGTCATGGAAAAGGCGGAAAACGTCTACATGCTCGCCGGTGATTTCGGCTGGGTGGACCTGGGGAGCTGGGACGAGGTGCTCAAGATGAAGGGGACTGGAACGGTTCCTGCCGGTGATCCAGGCACCTTCGTGCAGGTAGAGGCCGCAAACAACTTTGTCGTCAAACCACGGAAAAAAGCGGTCGCCATCGTGGGTCTCGACGATATCATCATTATCGAAACCGACGACGCCCTGCTCGTCTGCGGTAAAGGCCAGGCGCACAACGTTCGGAAAGTGGTCGATGCGTTGCGCAGGGAAGGGTTCGAGGAGTATCTCTGA
- a CDS encoding adenylosuccinate synthase, which yields MPLNQPSASATVIVGTQFGDEGKGKLVDYLSSKYDIVVRYQGGANAGHTICFDNKTLVLHLIPSGIFHEGCICVIGNGVVIDPNALLEEIRQVEAMGYDVRDRLFISHNAHLIMPYHKLLDSLHESAQNDKKIGTTGRGIGPSYMDKFARKGIRVVDLLNPEVLEEKLRDNLEAKNKLIKNIYDTEEIDVEAIVREYSEFDEIINPYVKNTQLFLNKKLREGKTVLLEGAQGCLLDVDHGTYPYVTSSNPTSGGASTGSGIAPNYIRNVIGVCKAYMTRVGNGAFPSELFDETGDKLGRIGHEFGATTGRKRRCGWLDLVALRYSLIINGVTEIALTKLDVLDAFEEVKVCTSYMLDGKEIVDFPTDDQTLSRVEPVYRTLKGWNTSNAEARTFEDMHPDSRAFVHFIEEETGVPVSCISVGPGREETVFR from the coding sequence ATGCCATTGAACCAGCCTTCAGCTTCTGCAACGGTTATCGTGGGCACCCAGTTCGGGGACGAAGGGAAAGGGAAGCTGGTGGACTACCTCTCCTCCAAGTACGATATCGTCGTCCGCTATCAGGGCGGGGCCAACGCCGGCCACACCATCTGCTTCGACAACAAGACGCTCGTGCTGCATCTCATCCCATCGGGGATTTTTCACGAGGGCTGCATCTGCGTCATCGGCAACGGCGTGGTGATCGACCCGAACGCCCTGCTCGAGGAGATACGGCAGGTCGAGGCAATGGGATACGATGTCAGGGATCGACTGTTCATCAGCCACAACGCCCATCTCATCATGCCCTACCACAAGCTGCTCGACTCCCTGCACGAGAGCGCGCAGAACGACAAGAAGATCGGTACCACCGGACGGGGCATCGGGCCCAGCTACATGGACAAGTTCGCCCGGAAGGGCATCCGCGTGGTGGATCTTCTGAACCCGGAGGTGCTCGAGGAGAAACTGCGCGATAACCTCGAAGCGAAGAACAAGCTGATCAAGAACATCTACGACACCGAGGAGATCGACGTCGAGGCCATTGTCCGGGAGTATTCCGAGTTCGACGAGATCATCAACCCCTACGTGAAGAACACCCAGCTTTTCCTCAACAAGAAGCTGCGCGAGGGCAAGACCGTGCTGCTCGAAGGGGCGCAGGGCTGCCTGCTCGACGTCGACCACGGTACCTATCCTTACGTGACCTCCTCCAACCCCACCTCCGGCGGCGCGTCCACCGGTTCGGGCATCGCGCCGAACTACATCCGCAACGTCATCGGCGTCTGCAAGGCGTACATGACCCGCGTGGGCAACGGGGCGTTCCCTTCGGAACTCTTCGATGAAACCGGCGACAAGCTGGGCAGGATCGGCCACGAATTCGGCGCGACCACCGGCCGCAAGCGGCGCTGCGGATGGCTCGACCTCGTGGCGCTCCGCTACTCGCTCATTATCAACGGCGTCACGGAGATCGCGCTGACCAAGCTCGACGTGCTCGACGCGTTCGAGGAAGTGAAGGTCTGCACCTCCTATATGCTCGACGGCAAGGAGATCGTCGATTTCCCGACCGACGATCAGACGCTCAGCCGCGTCGAACCGGTCTACAGGACCCTCAAGGGCTGGAACACCTCCAACGCCGAGGCGCGCACTTTCGAGGACATGCATCCCGATTCGAGGGCGTTTGTGCACTTCATCGAGGAGGAAACCGGCGTGCCGGTCAGCTGCATCTCGGTCGGACCGGGCCGCGAGGAAACCGTTTTCCGTTAA